The genomic region GTGGAAATCTCTGCGTACATCGACCTCCTGATAGATTCGATCATCCACCAGGCGGAGGAGAACTTAGGCGTGATCATGCCGGGATTCACCCACCTGCAGACCGCCCAGCCGATCCTCTTCTCGCACCACATGATGGCCTACCACGAGATGCTCAAGCGGGACAAGGCGCGCATGGAGGACTGCCTGAAGAGGACCAACGTGCTTCCCCTGGGCGCGGGTGCCTTGGCCGGGACCACATTCCCCATCGACCGCGAATTCGTGGCGGAGCTTCTCGACTTCGCCGAGGTAACCCGCAACTCGCTCGACTCGGTCTCGGACCGCGACTTCGCCATGGAGTTCTGCGCCGCCTCCGCGATCCTCATGGTGCACCTCTCCCGCTTCTCCGAGGAACTGATCCTCTGGTCCACCAGCGAATTCAAGTTCGTGGAGCTCTCCGACTCCTTCTGCACCGGCTCTTCCATCATGCCGCAGAAGAAGAACCCGGACGTCCCGGAACTGGTGCGCGGTAAGACCGGCCGCGTCAACGGCAACCTCATTGCCCTGTTGACCCTGATGAAATCGCTTCCGCTTGCCTACAACAAGGACATGCAGGAGGACAAGGAGCCGCTTTTCGACACCATCGACACGGTGAAAGGGTGCCTCAAGGTCTTCGCCGACATGGTGCGCGAGATGAAGATCAACCCGGAGCGGATGAAGACCGCCGCAGCCGCGGGATTCTCCACCGCGACCGACGTGGCCGACTACCTGGTGCGCAAGGGAATCCCCTTCCGCGACGCCCACGAGATCGTGGGGAAAGCGGTGCGCTACTGCATCGAGAACGAGATGGATATCCCCGAGCTCTCGCTTGCCGAGTGGCAGCTCTTCTCCGGGCGCATCGAGGAGGACATCTTCGAATCGATCACCCTGGAGGCCTCGGTCAACGCCCGCCGCGCGACCGGCGGCACCGCGCTGGAGCGGGTGCGCGCAGAGATCGCCCGGGCCAGGGAAGGCAGGTAACCGGTGGGGACCTTTAGGGGAATCCGCTGCTGCTTGATCCTGGCAACTGGGCTGGCGCTTCTTTCCGGCTGCGGCAAGAAGGGGGCGCTGGTGCCGCCTGAAGCGCTGGCTCCGGCGCCGGTCACCAACCTGGCGCTGGCCCAGAAGGACGGGCGGTTCCAGGTCAGATGGTCTGCGCCTTCCAGGCAGGAAGCAGGCGCGTCGCTGAAGGACCTCGCTGGCTTTCTCCTGTTCCGCCGCATCGTGCTCCCGCCCAACGAGGACTGCGAGGAGTGCCCGACCGCCTACGGGGAGCCGGTGAAGATAGAGATCGAGTACCCGAAGGGTGCCAGGCGCTCCGGGAACTTCTGGATTTACGACGATCGGGACCTGACTACCGGGAAGCTGTACCAGTACAAGCTCCGCTCCTTCACGGCCGCGGGCGTTCAGAGCAAGGATTCGAACCGCGTGCGCCGCACCGCTGCCATCCCGCCGCTCCCCCCGGTGCTGGAGGCCGCATCCTCCGCAGAAGCGGT from Citrifermentans bremense harbors:
- the argH gene encoding argininosuccinate lyase, yielding MSKDKLWGGRFTQPTDKFVEEFTASINFDKRLYHQDIRGSIAHATMLGQQGIIPVADVENIVSGLKAILEQIEAGEFDFSVSLEDIHMNIEARLSEKIGDAGKRLHTGRSRNDQVALDIRLYLRDELVEISAYIDLLIDSIIHQAEENLGVIMPGFTHLQTAQPILFSHHMMAYHEMLKRDKARMEDCLKRTNVLPLGAGALAGTTFPIDREFVAELLDFAEVTRNSLDSVSDRDFAMEFCAASAILMVHLSRFSEELILWSTSEFKFVELSDSFCTGSSIMPQKKNPDVPELVRGKTGRVNGNLIALLTLMKSLPLAYNKDMQEDKEPLFDTIDTVKGCLKVFADMVREMKINPERMKTAAAAGFSTATDVADYLVRKGIPFRDAHEIVGKAVRYCIENEMDIPELSLAEWQLFSGRIEEDIFESITLEASVNARRATGGTALERVRAEIARAREGR
- a CDS encoding fibronectin type III domain-containing protein; this translates as MILATGLALLSGCGKKGALVPPEALAPAPVTNLALAQKDGRFQVRWSAPSRQEAGASLKDLAGFLLFRRIVLPPNEDCEECPTAYGEPVKIEIEYPKGARRSGNFWIYDDRDLTTGKLYQYKLRSFTAAGVQSKDSNRVRRTAAIPPLPPVLEAASSAEAVTLSFVGLPPEQGTPAGYNIYRSKKGEEFPLFPLNATPITANSYVDHLPQFDVPFSYVVTSVSTVEGESVESAPSNVAEGALTLPE